In the Oncorhynchus gorbuscha isolate QuinsamMale2020 ecotype Even-year linkage group LG05, OgorEven_v1.0, whole genome shotgun sequence genome, one interval contains:
- the LOC124036318 gene encoding L-serine dehydratase/L-threonine deaminase-like, whose product QCVCREGHASLVKEVESELQEKPGAMVLSVGGGGLMNGVVEGLRHAGWGNVPVVAMETMGAHSLNAAIKAGKLITLPEITSIATTLGLTRVSAQTLKLAGEHTVFSEVVTDQDAVKAVERFVDDEKVLVEPACGAALAAVYCDIIPRLQKEGKLKQDLGPVVIVVCGGNNISMEQLQKLKQQLGMFSS is encoded by the exons caatGCGTGTGTAGGGAGGGCCATGCGTCTCTGGTGAAGGAAGTGGAGTCCGAGCTGCAGGAGAAGCCTGGGGCGATGGTGTTGTCTGTTGGAGGTGGAGGCCTCATGAACGGGGTTGTCGAAGGACTGCGTCACGCCGGCTGGGGAAATGTTCCAGTCGTAGCGATGGAGACCATGGGGGCACACAGCCTTAATGCTGCTATAAAGGCTGGGAAGTTGATCACTCTGCCTGAGATCACAAG CATTGCGACAACATTAGGCCTGACAAGAGTATCTGCACAGACCCTGAAACTTGCTGGCGAACATACCGTTTTCTCCGAGGTGGTCACAGACCAGGATGCTGTCAAAGCTGTCGAGCGCTTTGTTG ACGATGAGAAGGTCCTGGTGGAGCCTGCGTGTGGCGCTGCCCTGGCAGCTGTGTACTGTGACATCATTCCCAGACTGCAGAAGGAGGGCAAGCTGAAGCAGGACCTGGGCCCTGTGGTGATCGTGGTATGTGGAGGCAACAACATCAGCATGGAACAGCTCCAGAAACTGAAGCAGCAGTTGGGCATGTTTTCTAGCTAG